A single genomic interval of Saccharothrix saharensis harbors:
- the lysX gene encoding bifunctional lysylphosphatidylglycerol synthetase/lysine--tRNA ligase LysX translates to MAVAKWKWRTAGVVATVVQAAAAASLLLFLLDEESDLAKGILRVSYLLGLPVEANLFIALVLVVLGAALRRRKRAALWALLLFQVLNAGVVVLLIIRFWLDPAPFLGPDESPDRVRVTIDLGSFVVVTVAVIVLLLAVKDAFPAELAAGAWRQTLVVLLGGIVALSLLGWGLTELFPGHLHGTWHRLAWAANQITGEVLPQRRGGEGPAWLSVLLGFGGTLVAIAALRVFFRGVRSSRSLDDAEELAVRRLLAAHGEPDSLGYFATRRDKSAVFAPDGRAALTYRVLAGTALVSGDPIGDEEAWPQAVDAWLAEARRYGWLPGVLGASERGAHVYAAAGLKALEIGDEAVLDVREFTLTGPERKAVRQAVSRVERAGYTARVRRHAEVPADELASILDLAQRWRGAATERGFSMALGRLGDPTDGRCVMVEAYDAHGELRGLLSFVPWGRRGLSLDLMRRDRAAENGLNEFMVAELVAAAPRLGVQRVSLNFAMFRAVFEEGARIGAGPVLRTWRAVLGLASRFFQLESLYRSNAKYGPEWLPRYLCFTRARHLPRVSVAAGVAEGFVPSLRSLFQRGSSRALRSGTAGSGFAAAVAEIDAIKVEPKQVRRPEQVRVRIAKLDRLRADGIDPYPVNYPRDHSLAEARARLGETVSVTGRVVALRELGGLCFARVRDFTGEVQLMLDASRVDLTAWKAGVDLGDHVGVRGEVIRSKRGELSVLADGWTVTAKCLHPLPDKRKGMSDPEARVRRRYLDLVVNDDSARMLRLRSDVVRAVRDFLHDRGYLEVETPMLQTVHGGANARPFVTHINAYDMRMYLRIAPELYLKRLCVAGVDRVFELNRNFRNEGADASHNPEFTMLEAYQSYADYTTMLHLVRELVQHAAVAAHGRRVAVRDGVEVDISGEWPVVPVHSAVSAALGTTVTPDTPSAELRSLLAGRGIEPNDDADHGALVQEAYDELVEPNTVEPTFYTDFPTSVSPLTRQHRADPRLAERWDLVAFGAEIGTAYSELTDPLEQRRRLEAQSLQAASGDIEAMELDEDFLVALEHGMPPTGGLGLGVDRVLMMLTGTSIRQTVLFPFVRPVS, encoded by the coding sequence GTGGCGGTGGCCAAGTGGAAGTGGCGGACGGCGGGCGTGGTCGCGACCGTCGTCCAGGCGGCGGCCGCGGCATCGCTGCTGCTGTTCCTGCTCGACGAGGAGTCCGACCTCGCCAAGGGCATTCTCCGGGTCTCCTACCTGCTCGGCCTGCCCGTGGAGGCGAACCTCTTCATCGCCCTCGTGCTGGTGGTGCTCGGTGCCGCGCTGCGCAGGCGCAAGAGAGCCGCCCTGTGGGCGTTGCTGCTGTTCCAGGTGCTCAACGCGGGTGTCGTGGTGCTCCTCATCATCCGCTTCTGGCTCGACCCGGCGCCCTTCCTCGGCCCCGACGAGTCACCGGACCGGGTGCGGGTGACCATCGACCTCGGCAGTTTCGTCGTCGTCACGGTCGCGGTCATCGTGCTGCTGCTCGCGGTCAAGGACGCGTTCCCGGCCGAGCTGGCGGCCGGTGCCTGGCGGCAGACGCTCGTCGTCCTGCTCGGCGGGATCGTGGCGTTGTCGCTGCTCGGCTGGGGTCTGACCGAGCTGTTTCCGGGGCACCTGCACGGCACGTGGCACCGGTTGGCGTGGGCGGCGAACCAGATCACCGGTGAGGTGCTGCCGCAGCGCCGCGGTGGCGAGGGCCCGGCGTGGCTGAGCGTCCTGCTCGGGTTCGGGGGCACGCTCGTGGCCATCGCCGCGTTGCGGGTGTTCTTCCGCGGCGTGCGGTCGAGCCGGTCGCTGGACGACGCCGAGGAACTGGCCGTGCGGCGGCTGCTGGCGGCGCACGGCGAGCCGGACTCGCTGGGCTACTTCGCCACCCGCCGCGACAAGAGCGCGGTGTTCGCCCCGGACGGCCGGGCGGCGCTCACCTACCGGGTGCTCGCCGGCACGGCGCTGGTCAGCGGCGACCCGATCGGGGACGAGGAGGCGTGGCCGCAGGCGGTGGACGCGTGGCTGGCCGAGGCACGGCGGTACGGCTGGCTGCCGGGCGTGCTGGGTGCGAGCGAACGCGGGGCGCACGTGTACGCGGCGGCGGGCCTGAAGGCGCTGGAGATCGGCGACGAGGCCGTGCTGGACGTGCGCGAGTTCACCCTGACCGGCCCGGAGCGCAAGGCCGTGCGGCAGGCGGTGAGCCGGGTGGAACGCGCCGGGTACACCGCCCGCGTGCGGCGGCACGCCGAGGTGCCGGCCGACGAACTGGCCTCGATCCTGGACCTGGCGCAGCGGTGGCGGGGCGCGGCGACCGAGCGCGGCTTCTCGATGGCGCTGGGCAGGCTGGGCGACCCGACCGACGGCCGGTGCGTGATGGTCGAGGCCTACGACGCGCACGGCGAGCTGCGCGGCCTGCTGTCGTTCGTGCCGTGGGGCAGGCGCGGGCTGTCGCTGGACCTGATGCGCCGCGACCGCGCCGCGGAGAACGGCCTGAACGAGTTCATGGTGGCCGAGCTGGTGGCCGCCGCCCCGCGGTTGGGCGTGCAGCGCGTATCGCTGAACTTCGCCATGTTCCGCGCGGTGTTCGAGGAGGGCGCGCGGATCGGCGCGGGCCCGGTGCTGCGGACCTGGCGCGCCGTGCTCGGCCTCGCGTCCCGGTTCTTCCAGCTCGAATCGCTGTACCGGTCCAACGCCAAGTACGGCCCGGAGTGGTTGCCCCGCTACCTGTGCTTCACCCGGGCCCGCCACCTGCCCCGGGTGAGCGTCGCGGCGGGTGTGGCCGAGGGGTTCGTGCCGAGCCTGCGGTCGCTGTTCCAGCGCGGTTCGTCGCGTGCGCTGCGCTCCGGGACGGCCGGCTCGGGTTTCGCCGCCGCGGTCGCCGAGATCGACGCGATCAAGGTCGAGCCCAAGCAGGTCCGCCGCCCGGAGCAGGTGCGTGTCCGCATCGCCAAGCTCGACCGGCTGCGCGCCGACGGCATCGACCCGTACCCGGTGAACTACCCGCGCGACCACTCCCTGGCCGAAGCCCGCGCACGCCTCGGGGAGACCGTGTCGGTGACCGGCCGGGTCGTGGCGCTGCGCGAGCTCGGCGGCCTGTGCTTCGCCCGGGTCCGCGACTTCACCGGTGAGGTGCAGCTCATGCTGGACGCCTCCCGCGTGGACCTGACCGCGTGGAAGGCGGGGGTGGACCTCGGCGACCACGTGGGCGTGCGCGGCGAGGTGATCCGGTCCAAGCGGGGCGAGCTGTCCGTGCTGGCCGACGGGTGGACGGTGACGGCGAAGTGCCTGCACCCGCTGCCGGACAAGCGCAAGGGCATGTCCGACCCGGAGGCCCGGGTCCGCCGGCGGTACCTGGACCTGGTGGTGAACGACGACTCGGCGCGGATGCTGCGGCTGCGCAGCGACGTCGTGCGCGCCGTCCGCGACTTCCTGCACGACCGCGGCTACCTCGAAGTCGAGACGCCGATGCTCCAGACCGTGCACGGCGGCGCGAACGCCCGGCCGTTCGTCACCCACATCAACGCCTACGACATGCGCATGTACCTGCGCATCGCGCCCGAGCTGTACCTGAAGCGGCTGTGCGTGGCGGGCGTGGACCGGGTGTTCGAGCTGAACCGCAACTTCCGCAACGAGGGCGCGGACGCCTCGCACAACCCCGAGTTCACCATGCTGGAGGCCTACCAGTCCTACGCCGACTACACCACGATGCTGCACCTCGTGCGGGAACTCGTGCAGCACGCCGCCGTGGCCGCGCACGGCCGCCGCGTGGCCGTGCGCGACGGCGTGGAGGTCGACATCTCGGGGGAGTGGCCGGTCGTCCCGGTCCACTCCGCCGTGTCCGCGGCCTTGGGCACGACCGTGACGCCCGACACGCCGTCGGCGGAGCTGCGGTCGTTGCTGGCCGGCCGCGGCATCGAGCCGAACGACGACGCCGACCACGGCGCGCTGGTGCAGGAGGCGTACGACGAGCTGGTCGAGCCGAACACCGTCGAGCCGACCTTCTACACCGACTTCCCGACCTCGGTCTCGCCGCTGACCCGGCAGCACCGTGCCGATCCCCGCCTGGCCGAACGGTGGGACCTGGTGGCGTTCGGGGCGGAGATCGGCACGGCCTACTCGGAGCTGACCGACCCGCTGGAGCAGCGCCGCAGGCTGGAGGCGCAGTCGTTGCAGGCGGCCAGCGGCGACATCGAGGCGATGGAGCTGGACGAGGACTTCCTGGTCGCGCTGGAGCACGGCATGCCGCCCACCGGCGGTCTCGGCCTGGGCGTGGACCGGGTGCTGATGATGCTCACCGGCACGTCGATCCGGCAGACCGTGCTGTTCCCGTTCGTCAGGCCCGTGTCGTGA
- the pip gene encoding prolyl aminopeptidase, whose protein sequence is MYPEIEPYDQGLLDVGDGNRVYWEVCGNPYGKPVVFLHGGPGGGCAPVHRRLFDPAAYRIVLIDQRGCGRSLPHASEPGSDLTTNTTWHLVADLEKVREHLGVDRWQVFGGSWGSTLALAYAETYPDRVTELVLRGIFTLRRKELDWYYGGGAGMLFPEPWERVAALVPPGADVIETYHRLLNDPDPAVHEPAAVAWSVWEGSTVTLLPRPELAEAFAQPRYAVAFARIENHYFRHGGWFEEGQLLRDAGKLAGIPGVIVQGRYDLATPATTAWDLHRAWPGSELVIVPDGGHAFDEPGVLRALLAATDRFR, encoded by the coding sequence ATGTACCCCGAGATCGAACCGTACGACCAAGGCCTGCTCGACGTCGGCGACGGCAACCGCGTCTACTGGGAGGTCTGCGGGAACCCCTACGGCAAGCCGGTGGTGTTCCTGCACGGCGGCCCCGGCGGCGGCTGCGCGCCCGTGCACCGCAGGCTGTTCGACCCGGCCGCGTACCGGATCGTGCTGATCGACCAGCGGGGCTGCGGCCGGTCGCTCCCGCACGCGTCCGAGCCCGGCTCGGACCTGACCACCAACACCACCTGGCACCTCGTGGCGGACCTGGAGAAGGTGCGCGAGCACCTGGGCGTGGACCGGTGGCAGGTGTTCGGCGGGTCGTGGGGGTCGACGTTGGCGCTGGCCTACGCCGAGACGTACCCGGACCGCGTCACCGAGCTGGTGCTGCGGGGCATCTTCACGTTGCGGCGCAAGGAACTCGACTGGTACTACGGCGGCGGGGCGGGCATGTTGTTCCCGGAGCCGTGGGAACGCGTGGCCGCGCTCGTGCCGCCGGGCGCGGACGTGATCGAGACCTACCACCGGCTGCTGAACGACCCGGACCCGGCCGTGCACGAACCGGCCGCCGTGGCGTGGAGCGTGTGGGAGGGCTCGACCGTGACCCTGTTGCCGCGGCCGGAGCTGGCGGAGGCGTTCGCGCAACCCCGGTACGCGGTGGCGTTCGCCCGGATCGAGAACCACTACTTCCGCCACGGCGGGTGGTTCGAGGAGGGGCAGTTGCTGCGTGACGCGGGCAAGCTCGCGGGCATCCCGGGCGTGATCGTCCAGGGCCGCTACGACCTGGCCACCCCGGCCACGACCGCCTGGGACCTGCACCGGGCGTGGCCGGGGTCGGAGCTGGTGATCGTGCCGGACGGCGGTCACGCGTTCGACGAACCGGGCGTCCTGCGGGCGCTGCTGGCCGCCACCGACCGGTTCAGGTGA
- a CDS encoding pentapeptide repeat-containing protein, whose protein sequence is MSDPNPPHPSRPPLPRWTVPIVAGVVLVVSGVTLWALWRWIDGLALADAGKRATAQLDAVKTASGIAVGGGLFALYLAARRQRTQELELSQRERAQAHTERVAETNRLHAERVAAAAENDAAARRVTELYTKASEQLGSDKAPVRLAGLYALERLAQENPGQRQTVVNLLCAYLRMPYPPPGEEEDRALRDTRLQEREVRLTAQRILTTHLRGAGDPHWADMDLDLSGGVLIGLDLSSCRLRHTTFARASFIGGADFTRAAFTGDADFTGTSFAKVGWFSDASFAGNADFTGTSFAANASFRGTSVAGAAVFDAVSFGGSADFAAAGFTGVASFDGASFAGPATFSGASLPDHAWEVLPASAGERFFRA, encoded by the coding sequence ATGAGCGACCCGAACCCCCCGCACCCGTCCCGGCCACCGCTGCCCCGTTGGACGGTCCCGATCGTCGCCGGAGTCGTGCTCGTCGTGTCCGGCGTGACGCTGTGGGCGCTCTGGCGGTGGATCGACGGCCTGGCCCTGGCCGACGCGGGCAAGCGGGCGACCGCGCAGCTGGACGCCGTCAAGACCGCTTCCGGCATCGCCGTCGGCGGCGGGCTGTTCGCGCTCTACCTGGCGGCCCGCCGCCAACGCACCCAGGAGCTGGAACTCTCCCAGCGCGAACGCGCCCAAGCGCACACCGAGCGGGTCGCCGAGACCAACCGGTTGCACGCCGAACGCGTGGCCGCCGCAGCGGAGAACGACGCTGCCGCGCGCCGCGTCACCGAGCTGTACACGAAGGCGAGCGAACAGCTCGGCTCGGACAAGGCCCCGGTCCGGCTGGCCGGCCTCTACGCCTTGGAGCGCCTGGCCCAGGAGAACCCGGGGCAACGCCAGACGGTGGTCAACCTCCTGTGCGCCTACCTGCGGATGCCCTACCCCCCGCCCGGTGAGGAGGAGGACCGCGCGCTTCGCGACACGCGCTTGCAGGAACGCGAAGTCCGCCTCACCGCCCAACGCATCCTCACCACCCATCTGCGCGGTGCCGGTGACCCCCACTGGGCGGACATGGACCTCGACCTGTCCGGCGGAGTTCTGATCGGCCTCGACCTGAGCTCCTGCCGGCTGCGCCACACCACCTTCGCCAGGGCTTCGTTCATCGGTGGCGCCGACTTCACCAGGGCGGCGTTCACCGGGGACGCCGATTTCACCGGGACGTCGTTCGCCAAGGTCGGCTGGTTCAGCGACGCGTCGTTCGCCGGCAACGCCGACTTCACCGGGACGTCGTTCGCCGCGAACGCCTCGTTCCGCGGGACGTCGGTCGCCGGGGCCGCCGTGTTCGACGCCGTGTCGTTCGGGGGGTCGGCCGATTTCGCCGCGGCCGGGTTCACCGGCGTGGCTTCCTTCGACGGGGCGTCGTTCGCCGGACCGGCGACGTTCAGCGGGGCGTCCCTGCCGGACCACGCGTGGGAGGTTCTGCCGGCGTCGGCAGGTGAGCGGTTCTTCAGGGCTTGA
- a CDS encoding helical backbone metal receptor: MLPVDDLGEPVPLPGPPRRVVSLVPSLTEALVTEAVDPAVLIGATDYCTHPPDLDVTRVGGSKYPEVDRVLALRPDLVLANSEENRPEDVERLRADGIPVWVTAAPATVPAALGSLRRLLGTAWDVEPGWLVEAERLWRDVTPPWARAVIPVWRKPWVVLGRDTFAGDVLLRLGVLNTFATHPDRYPRPELPGMQDADLVVLPDEPYLFTPDDGPQFFPDLRPVHVSGRHLTWYGPSLVPARAALEAALEPLKP, from the coding sequence ATGCTGCCGGTCGACGACCTCGGCGAGCCGGTGCCGCTGCCCGGCCCGCCGAGGCGCGTGGTCAGCCTGGTGCCGTCGCTCACCGAAGCCCTGGTCACCGAGGCCGTCGACCCGGCCGTGCTGATCGGTGCCACGGACTACTGCACGCACCCACCGGACCTGGACGTGACCCGGGTGGGTGGTTCCAAGTACCCGGAGGTGGACCGGGTGCTGGCGCTGCGGCCGGACCTCGTGCTGGCCAACAGCGAGGAGAACCGCCCGGAGGACGTCGAACGCCTGCGCGCCGACGGCATCCCGGTGTGGGTCACCGCCGCACCCGCCACCGTGCCGGCGGCGCTGGGCAGCCTGCGCCGCCTGCTCGGCACGGCGTGGGACGTGGAGCCGGGCTGGCTGGTGGAGGCCGAACGGCTGTGGCGCGACGTGACGCCACCGTGGGCGCGGGCCGTGATCCCGGTGTGGCGCAAACCGTGGGTGGTCCTGGGCCGCGACACGTTCGCCGGCGACGTCCTGCTGCGCCTGGGCGTGCTGAACACCTTCGCCACCCACCCGGACCGCTACCCCCGGCCGGAGCTGCCCGGGATGCAGGACGCCGACCTGGTCGTCCTGCCCGACGAGCCGTACCTGTTCACCCCGGACGACGGCCCCCAGTTCTTCCCCGACCTGCGCCCGGTGCACGTCTCCGGCCGCCACCTGACCTGGTACGGCCCCTCCCTGGTGCCGGCACGTGCCGCCCTGGAAGCCGCGCTCGAACCCCTCAAGCCCTGA
- a CDS encoding alpha/beta fold hydrolase → MVASLAGLVHVRTSGRVDGPTAVLSSALGGAWFDWDAVVALLPDAHVLVFDRPGTGWSEPAAAPATLAREVAVLDAVLAGRPPAVLVGHSMASLHVEAWARLRPERVRGLVLVDPDPEVPGAGRPFDLPAAVARWVLRAGLDPVVAAQGLRLRRWAMRGSTLGRRDPVAPARVRSVYGRPSVARAVLDELASYPAQVGAVERLRAFRPLPDVPLTVLTPGRRASAAHRALAAMSPTGRTALVPGSRHMVPVDRPDAVALAVLTALRGS, encoded by the coding sequence ATGGTCGCCTCACTCGCCGGACTCGTGCACGTGCGGACGTCCGGACGGGTCGACGGGCCCACCGCGGTGCTCAGCTCGGCGCTGGGCGGCGCGTGGTTCGACTGGGACGCGGTGGTGGCGTTGCTGCCCGACGCGCACGTGCTGGTGTTCGACCGGCCGGGCACCGGGTGGTCCGAGCCCGCGGCGGCGCCCGCGACGCTGGCCCGCGAGGTCGCCGTGCTGGACGCGGTGCTGGCCGGGCGGCCGCCGGCGGTGCTGGTGGGGCACTCGATGGCGTCGCTGCACGTCGAGGCGTGGGCCCGGCTGCGGCCGGAGCGGGTGCGCGGGCTGGTGCTGGTCGACCCCGACCCGGAGGTGCCCGGCGCGGGGCGGCCGTTCGACCTGCCCGCGGCGGTGGCGCGGTGGGTGCTGCGGGCCGGGCTGGACCCCGTCGTGGCAGCTCAGGGCCTGCGGCTGCGGCGGTGGGCCATGCGCGGGTCGACGCTCGGGCGGCGTGACCCGGTGGCACCGGCGCGGGTGCGGTCGGTCTACGGGCGGCCGTCGGTGGCGCGGGCCGTGCTGGACGAGCTGGCGTCGTACCCGGCGCAGGTGGGGGCGGTGGAGCGGCTGCGGGCGTTCCGGCCGCTGCCCGACGTGCCGCTGACCGTGCTCACGCCCGGACGGCGGGCGAGCGCCGCGCACCGGGCGCTGGCCGCCATGAGCCCGACCGGGCGCACCGCGCTGGTGCCGGGCAGCCGACACATGGTGCCGGTGGACCGCCCCGACGCGGTGGCGCTGGCCGTGCTCACCGCGTTACGCGGCTCCTGA
- the panB gene encoding 3-methyl-2-oxobutanoate hydroxymethyltransferase produces MTSPEVTAPYGNGAGSAPTGKKVRIHHLREMKERGEPWPMLTAYDMYTAELFDEAGIPVLLVGDSASNNVYGYDTSLPVTVDELLPLVRGVTRSVKRALVVADLPFGSYQVSVEQAVATAVRFMKEGRAHAVKLEGGKHFAPHIEAIVRAGIPVMAHIGFTPQSEHQLGGYRVQGRNDAFDSVVEDARAVEAAGAFAVVLEMVTSEVAKQITHDLAIPTVGIGAGPDTDAQVLVWQDMMGLRRGRAPRFVKRYADVAGVMKSAAEQFAAEVKGHRFPGPEHTFH; encoded by the coding sequence ATGACCTCGCCAGAGGTAACCGCGCCCTACGGGAACGGGGCGGGCAGCGCCCCCACCGGCAAGAAGGTGCGCATCCACCACCTGCGGGAGATGAAGGAACGCGGCGAGCCGTGGCCCATGCTCACCGCCTACGACATGTACACCGCGGAGCTCTTCGACGAGGCGGGCATCCCGGTGCTGCTGGTCGGCGACTCCGCGTCCAACAACGTCTACGGCTACGACACCTCGCTGCCGGTGACCGTGGACGAGCTGCTCCCGCTGGTCCGGGGCGTGACGCGGTCGGTCAAGCGGGCGCTGGTCGTGGCCGACCTGCCGTTCGGCTCCTACCAGGTGTCGGTGGAGCAGGCCGTGGCGACGGCCGTGCGGTTCATGAAGGAAGGCCGCGCGCACGCGGTGAAGCTCGAAGGCGGGAAGCACTTCGCACCGCACATCGAGGCCATCGTGCGGGCGGGCATCCCGGTCATGGCGCACATCGGGTTCACCCCGCAGAGCGAGCACCAGCTCGGCGGCTACCGGGTGCAGGGGCGCAACGACGCCTTCGACTCGGTGGTCGAGGACGCGCGCGCCGTCGAGGCCGCGGGCGCGTTCGCCGTGGTGCTGGAGATGGTGACCAGCGAGGTCGCCAAGCAGATCACGCACGACCTGGCGATCCCGACCGTCGGCATCGGCGCCGGTCCGGACACCGACGCGCAGGTGCTGGTCTGGCAGGACATGATGGGGCTGCGCCGCGGGCGCGCGCCGCGGTTCGTGAAGCGGTACGCCGACGTGGCCGGCGTGATGAAGTCGGCGGCGGAGCAGTTCGCGGCCGAGGTCAAGGGCCACCGGTTCCCCGGTCCCGAGCACACGTTCCACTGA
- the npdG gene encoding NADPH-dependent F420 reductase, whose translation MTDIRELTVGVLGGTGAQGKGLALRWAKAGLKVVIGSRNAERAEAAAEEVRAQAGVGHVSGADNEGCAEQADVVLIAVPWDGHADTVASLREPLRGKVVIDCVNPLGFDKQGPFALPVPEGSAAQQAAALLPDSRVTAAFHHVSAVNLADLSIETVENDVLVLGDDREATDLVRALAGTIPGFRGVYGGRLRNAHQVEAFTANLIAINRRYKAHAGLKITDI comes from the coding sequence GCAAGGGCCTGGCGCTGCGGTGGGCCAAGGCGGGCTTGAAGGTCGTCATCGGCTCCCGCAACGCCGAACGCGCCGAGGCCGCGGCCGAGGAGGTCCGCGCCCAGGCCGGGGTCGGGCACGTCAGCGGCGCGGACAACGAGGGCTGCGCCGAGCAGGCGGACGTCGTGCTGATCGCCGTGCCGTGGGACGGGCACGCGGACACCGTGGCGTCGCTGCGCGAGCCGCTGCGCGGCAAGGTCGTGATCGACTGCGTGAACCCGCTCGGCTTCGACAAGCAGGGTCCGTTCGCGCTTCCGGTGCCGGAGGGCAGCGCCGCGCAGCAGGCCGCCGCGCTCCTGCCGGACTCCCGCGTCACGGCCGCGTTCCACCACGTGTCCGCGGTCAACCTGGCCGACCTGTCGATCGAGACGGTCGAGAACGACGTGCTGGTCCTCGGTGACGACCGCGAGGCCACCGACCTGGTGCGCGCGCTGGCCGGGACGATCCCGGGCTTCCGCGGCGTCTACGGCGGCCGGTTGCGCAACGCCCACCAGGTGGAGGCGTTCACCGCGAACCTGATCGCGATCAACCGCCGGTACAAGGCGCACGCCGGCCTGAAGATCACCGACATCTGA
- a CDS encoding YcaO-like family protein: MSQVLFGTGAERAQSGERAVDLARAWSHGCAAVAELGLTAHLTPVPADDPGAWRCVLRRDDRPVLGGDGSGKGATGAARVGAVFEALEHHLSRNLPPRHVRVIGAHEAAAGLADDAALALLAAGPDRPLACLPYRDLLDDAERALPVFLSSPDHVADHHADARAALGDTYDYAAARRYSLNSGWAAGTTPVEAAVHAINEIIERDAMSLLLIARFLARRPAPLHVVRPATLPDDLAALHRRAADLLGGPVHLVDMTTDLGVPAYWAHTPAPPGRAARVRGCGASLSARYAAERALTELIQVHSIATHEADPRAGRVPRTTDHPALHRCHLADLTAAGAVRPVAFTDTDAPATPREHLDVLLRCLDLAGYRAYGWPRHVTGHLAVLNVCVPGLERFMLVTDGVPVLPGRRGRDHRTRR; this comes from the coding sequence ATGTCGCAAGTCCTGTTCGGCACCGGGGCCGAGCGCGCGCAGTCCGGCGAACGGGCGGTGGACCTGGCCCGAGCCTGGTCGCACGGGTGCGCCGCGGTCGCCGAACTCGGGTTGACCGCCCACCTGACGCCCGTGCCCGCCGACGACCCCGGCGCGTGGCGGTGCGTCCTGCGGCGCGACGACCGACCCGTTCTCGGCGGTGACGGCTCCGGCAAGGGTGCCACCGGGGCGGCGCGGGTGGGCGCGGTGTTCGAAGCGCTGGAGCACCACCTGAGCCGGAACCTGCCCCCGCGCCACGTCCGGGTGATCGGCGCGCACGAGGCCGCCGCCGGCCTGGCCGACGACGCCGCGCTCGCGCTGCTCGCCGCCGGACCGGACCGGCCGCTGGCGTGCCTGCCCTACCGGGACCTGCTCGACGACGCCGAACGCGCCCTGCCGGTGTTCCTGTCCTCGCCCGACCACGTCGCCGACCACCACGCCGACGCGCGGGCCGCGCTCGGCGACACCTACGACTACGCGGCCGCTCGCCGCTACTCGCTGAACAGCGGCTGGGCCGCGGGCACCACGCCCGTCGAGGCCGCCGTCCACGCGATCAACGAGATCATCGAGCGCGACGCGATGTCGCTGCTGCTCATCGCGCGCTTCCTGGCCCGCCGGCCCGCGCCGCTGCACGTCGTCCGCCCCGCGACCCTGCCCGACGACCTCGCCGCGCTGCACCGCCGCGCCGCGGACCTGCTCGGCGGGCCCGTGCACCTGGTCGACATGACCACCGACCTCGGCGTGCCCGCCTACTGGGCCCACACGCCCGCGCCGCCGGGCCGAGCCGCACGCGTGCGCGGGTGCGGGGCGTCTCTGTCTGCCCGCTACGCCGCCGAACGCGCGCTGACCGAGTTGATCCAGGTCCACAGCATCGCCACCCACGAAGCCGACCCCCGGGCCGGGCGCGTCCCGCGCACCACCGACCACCCGGCACTGCACCGCTGCCACCTGGCCGACCTGACCGCCGCCGGCGCGGTCCGGCCCGTCGCGTTCACCGACACCGACGCGCCCGCCACGCCCCGCGAACACCTGGACGTCCTGCTGCGCTGCCTGGACCTGGCCGGGTACCGCGCCTACGGCTGGCCGCGGCACGTCACCGGGCACCTGGCCGTGCTCAACGTGTGCGTGCCGGGGCTGGAGCGCTTCATGCTCGTCACCGACGGGGTGCCCGTGCTGCCCGGACGACGCGGGAGGGACCACCGCACCCGCCGGTGA